The Acidithiobacillus thiooxidans ATCC 19377 DNA window CATCCAGTTCGGCCAGCCATTGGGCGTCTACAAAGGCCTTCAGAATGCGCCGCACCTCATAATTGGCTGGTCCAGCGGTAGCGCCACCAGCCGTTTTGAGTTTTTGTAGAAAGCCCAGTTCGACGACTTTGTTGATGGTGGTTTCAATCTGGTCAATCAGCCTGGCTTCATTCGGGCCATCGGGCAGAAATACCCGCACCAGATCCACGATGTCATCGCGGGACAGGACCAGTCGCGTATCACCCCCACCAGCATCAAATTCGGCCAGTTTTTTGCGCAGCAAGGCAAGCAGTAAACTTACGGCAAATGATAATGGTCGACGGGCCACCAGAC harbors:
- a CDS encoding DUF4194 domain-containing protein encodes the protein MNITQATPAAPPADLSVLLIGLLKGVLYRENDERQWAALLQLQVRVRDYVAVLNLDLVLDEAEGYAFLKSRPEPTEDDPSPRLPRLVARRPLSFAVSLLLALLRKKLAEFDAGGGDTRLVLSRDDIVDLVRVFLPDGPNEARLIDQIETTINKVVELGFLQKLKTAGGATAGPANYEVRRILKAFVDAQWLAELDERLASYQGQLAGKTGSREEIDHE